From Trichoderma atroviride chromosome 1, complete sequence, one genomic window encodes:
- a CDS encoding uncharacterized protein (BUSCO:EOG092D0Y8Q) gives MPSRRAASPAASEPELDILDSLYPGEGENGGQSFGEDGLDFDGFLNTGAGGDGEDDDEAFIALQQAASYRKASNLKGRTVKKGGGFQAMGLNANILKAIARKGFSVPTPIQRKTIPLVLERRDVVGMARTGSGKTAAFVIPMIERLRAHSSKFGARALILSPSRELAIQTLKVVKELGRGTDLKAVLLVGGDSLEEQFGFMSANPDIVIATPGRFLHLKVEMNLDLSSIKYVVFDEADRLFEMGFATQLTEILHALPPSRQTLLFSATLPASLVEFARAGLQDPSLVRLDADTKMSPDLEIAFFSVKGAEKEGSLLHILHDVIRVPLGPPASAQESTENNSKKRKRGPDGGSGKPTEHSTIIFTATKHHVEYLYNLLQQAGFATSHVYGSLDQTARRIQVEDFRNGKTNLLVVTDVAARGIDIPVLANVINFDFPPQPKVFIHRVGRTARAGQRGWAYSLVRDIDAPYLLDLQLFLGKRLVVGQAEKSPSFTEDVVVGSLQRDSVGTHMEWFNKFMDQSEDVSALRAVAAKAEKLYMKTRNSASSQSAKRSREEVASRGWSQLHPLFGEDVDDAEEARAAMLAKISNFKPQETIFEIGQGDKATSAAAEVMKELRKRVKPRKRQEKEDEAENMEVDDDFGGAPAQDSDDDEDTNENDEDDYGDDDLQVTVTNTGKSKKEKGRTDWRDNDVFMSYTPRTVNAAEERGYGVHSGGNNSSFVELARDAAMDLTNDETAKAFGAPTRARMRWDAKSKKYVNSANDEDGSKGARLITGESGVKIAASFQSGRFDKWKKANRVHKLPQVGELVKSGGGNGVGRLPSGVRYKHNKEQAPKEADKYRDDFEKRKKRVNEAREKRVGRFKDGMGSKKEVKDVNDIRRARQEKERKRAKTGRHQVKGKGGKRR, from the exons ATGCCCAGTCGTCGTGCAGCATCGCCTGCTGCGTCCGAGCCGGAGCTGGACATTCTCGACTCGTTATACCCCGGCGAAGGCGAGAACGGAGGACAGAGCTTCGGCGAAGATGGACTCGACTTTGATGGCTTTCTCAACACTGGCGCGGGAGGAGAcggcgaagatgacgatgaggccTTTAttgcgctgcagcaggcgGCTTCATATCGCAAGGCCTCCAATCTCAAGGGCAGGACGGTCAAGAAAGGCGGCGGTTTCCAGGCAATGG GCCTCAATGCGAATATCCTCAAAGCCATCGCCCGCAAGGGTTTCTCAGTGCCGACGCCGATCCAGAGGAAAACGATTCCCCTCGTTCTCGAAAGACGAGATGTCGTCGGCATGGCCAGAACCGGTTCAGGAAAGACAGCCGCCTTTGTCATCCCCATGATTGAGCGGCTGCGCGCCCACAGCTCCAAGTTTGGTGCCCGAGCGCTCATCCTTTCGCCCTCGCGAGAACTGGCCATCCAGACGCTCAAGGTTGTCAAGGAACTCGGCCGAGGAACCGATCTCAAGGCCGTGCTGTTGGTCGGAGGTGACAGCCTGGAGGAGCAGTTTGGCTTCATGTCTGCGAACCCGGACATTGTCATTGCTACGCCTGGTCGATTCCTGCATCTCAAGGTCGAGATGAACCTCGATCTCTCATCCATCAAATACGTCGTCTTTGACGAAGCCGATCGATTGTTCGAAATGGGTTTCGCCACTCAGTTGACCGAAATCTTACACGCGCTCCCTCCTTCAAGACAGACacttctcttctccgccacgCTCCCAGCCTCATTAGTCGAGTTTGCCCGCGCCGGTCTTCAAGATCCCAGCCTTGTGCGACTTGATGCAGATACCAAGATGTCCCCTGACTTGGAAATTGCATTCTTCTCCGTCAAGGGAGCTGAAAAGGAAGGCTCCCTGCTTCATATCCTTCACGATGTGATCAGAGTTCCTCTCGGACCCCCTGCAAGCGCACAGGAGTCTACAGAAAACAATTccaagaagcgaaagcgTGGACCCGATGGTGGCTCCGGAAAGCCAACAGAGCACTCTACAATTATTTTCACAGCTACAAAACATCACGTCGAGTACCTTTACAACCTGTTACAACAAGCTGGATTTGCAACATCTCACGTATACGGTTCTCTTGACCAAACCGCTCGAAGAATACAGGTAGAGGATTTCCGAAATGGTAAGACGAACCTATTAGTCGTCACAGATGTCGCTGCCAGAGGTATCGATATTCCCGTGTTGGCCAATGTCATCAACTTCGACTTTCCCCCGCAACCCAAAGTATTTATCCACAGAGTCGGTCGTACAGCTCGTGCCGGCCAGAGGGGTTGGGCTTACAGTTTGGTACGAGACATCGATGCCCCATATCTGCTAGATCTACAGCTTTTCCTCGGCAAGAGACTGGTTGTCGGCCAGGCAGAGAAGAGTCCATCATTCACCGAGGACGTCGTTGTTGGATCCCTGCAGCGAGACTCTGTAGGAACACACATGGAATGGTTCAACAAGTTCATGGATCAGAGCGAAGACGTCAGCGCCTTACGAGCCGTTGCCGCCAAAGCAGAGAAGCTCTACATGAAGACTCGAAACTCGGCTTCAAGTCAGAGCGCAAAGCGTTCAAGAGAAGAAGTAGCATCCAGGGGCTGGTCACAGCTACATCCCCTTTTCGGCGAGGACGTCGATGACGCAGAAGAGGCTCGGGCCGCCATGTTAGCTAAAATCAGCAACTTCAAGCCTCAGGAGACCATTTTCGAGATTGGGCAGGGAGATAAAGCGACAAGTGCGGCAGCAGAAGTGATGAAAGAGCTGCGCAAGAGAGTCAAGCCACGCAAGcggcaagagaaggaagacgaAGCCGAAAATATGGAAGTCGACGACGATTTCGGCGGTGCCCCGGCCCAAgacagcgatgacgacgaggataCCAACGAaaatgatgaagacgactACGGCGACGACGATCTCCAAGTCACAGTCACAAACACCGGCAAGtccaaaaaggaaaagggccgCACCGACTGGCGCGACAACGACGTCTTCATGTCCTACACGCCCCGCACCGTCAACGCCGCCGAGGAGCGCGGCTACGGCGTCCACTCGGGCGGCAACAACTCGTCCTTTGTCGAGCTCGCCCGCGACGCCGCCATGGACCTCACAAACGACGAGACCGCAAAGGCCTTTGGCGCACCGACCCGCGCGCGCATGCGCTGGGACGCAAAGTCCAAGAAATACGTCAACAGCGCAAACGACGAGGACGGCTCAAAGGGCGCGCGCCTCATCACCGGCGAGAGCGGCGTCAAGATTGCCGCCAGCTTCCAGAGCGGGCGCTTCGACAAGTGGAAAAAGGCCAACCGCGTGCACAAGCTGCCGCAGGTGGGCGAGCTGGTCAAatctggcggcggcaacggcgTGGGCCGTCTCCCCTCGGGCGTGCGGTACAAGCACAACAAGGAGCAGGCGCCCAAGGAGGCCGACAAGTATAGGGACGACTTTGAGAAACGCAAGAAGAGGGTTAATGAGGCTCGTGAGAAGCGTGTGGGACGCTTCAAGGATGGCATGGGCAGCAAGAAGGAGGTCAAGGATGTGAATGACATCCGGAGGGCGAGacaggagaaggagaggaagagggccaAGACGGGTAGGCATCAGGTCAAGGGTAAAGGGGGTAAAAGGAGGTAA
- a CDS encoding uncharacterized protein (BUSCO:EOG092D35RA), which yields MSTLLSKAAAPARALAKSHNLSGRPKIQQCLRKGAQLHTASFRSGSERPNARKEHKSSRVSQRTFHATNTLSQKDPYKALGVNKSATAAEIKKAYYGLAKKFHPDTNKDPTAKDKFGEIQTAYEILSDPKKREQYDQFGDASFDPNAAGGHPFAGAAGGNPFAGFGAQGGFGGGFGGGFNFEDLFSAFGGGGRRSNPFQQEILVGDNIEAHVSISFMEAAKGTSQSITITPVESCNTCSGSGLKTGAQRAQCHSCDGTGTRVHYAQGGFQMASTCGSCGGTGSTIPKSSECRTCSGQGVVRNKKTITVDIPAGIEDGMRLRIDGGGDAPITGRSTSPNSRAQNGDLYVFVRVAADPKFGREGSNILYTANIPLTTAILGGQVTIPTLDGSVNLKVATGTNTGDKVTLPGMGMKRLGSRRAGSGDLKVEFRVKMPKSLSASQRTILEMLADEMDDKSARRVMNVSSSSSSDPNDPNSHKDEGFLKSVWHTLTNHPAHEKDGTSSGTPGSTGGSTSDDKGKKENKPTSD from the exons ATGTCAACCCTCCTCTCCAAGGCCGCAGCTCCGGCGCGGGCACTTGCAAAGAGCCACAACCTCTCGGGACGCCCGAAAATCCAACAATGCCTGCGCAAAGGCGCCCAGCTTCACACGGCGTCGTTTCGCTCCGGATCCGAGAGACCCAATGCCCGGAAAGAGCACAAGTCGAGCCGAGTATCGCAAAGG ACCTTCCATGCCACCAATACCTTGTCGCAAAAGGATCCCTACAAGGCCCTTGGTGTCAACAAGTCTGCGACGGCTgccgagatcaagaaggCATACTATGGCCTAGCAAAGAAGTTCCACCCCGATACCAACAAGGACCCCACGGCCAAAGACAAGTTCGGCGAGATCCAAACCGCCTATGAGATCCTCTCCGAcccgaagaagagagagcagtACGACCAGTTTGGCGATGCGAGCTTCGACCCCAACGCGGCTGGAGGCCATCCGTTTGCCGGAGCTGCGGGCGGCAATCCCTTTGCAGGATTCGGTGCCCAGGGCGGCTTTGGCGGAGGCTTTGGCGGGGGTTTCAACTTTGAGGACTTGTTTTCggcttttggcggcggcggccgtCGATCGAATCCTTTCCAGCAGGAGATTTTGGTGGGCGACAACATTGAGGCCCATGTGAGCATCAGCTTCatggaggctgccaagggcaCGAGCCaatccatcaccatcacacCGGTGGAATCCTGCAACACATGCTCGGGAAGTGGGTTAAAGACTGGCGCACAGCGAGCGCAGTGCCACAGTTGCGATGGAACAGGCACACGGGTGCACTATGCGCAGGGCGGCTTCCAGATGGCCTCGACATGCGGGTCCTGCGGAGGTACTGGCTCGACTATCCCCAAGAGCTCAGAGTGCCGGACGTGCTCCGGACAGGGCGTTGTGCGCAACAAGAAGACCATTACCGTCGACATTCCGGCTGGTATCGAAGACGGCATGCGACTCCGGAtagacggcggcggcgatgctcCCATCACCGGAAGATCCACATCCCCCAATTCCCGGGCCCAGAATGGAGATCTCTACGTCTTTGTCCGAGTGGCCGCCGATCCCAAGTTTGGCCGCGAGGGCTCCAACATCCTCTACACAGCAAACATTCCCCTCACCACGGCCATTCTCGGTGGGCAGGTGACGATTCCCACGCTGGACGGATCGGTTAATCTCAAGGTGGCCACCGGTACCAACACAGGCGACAAGGTCACGCTGCCTGGCATGGGAATGAAACGACTTGGCTCACGAAGGGCGGGATCCGGCGACCTCAAGGTTGAGTTCCGAGTCAAGATGCCCAAATCGCTCAGCGCTAGCCAACGAACCATTCTCGAGATGCTCGccgatgagatggacgacaAGTCAGCTCGCCGCGTCATGAACGTTTCGTCAAG ctccagctccgatCCCAATGACCCCAACTCCCACAAGGATGAAGGATTTCTCAAGTCCGTATGGCATACGCTGACTAACCACCCTGCTCACGAGAAGGATGGAACCTCATCAGGCACACCGGGATCGACCGGCGGATCGACAAGCGATgacaaggggaagaaggagaataAGCCTACTTCTGACTAA